The sequence AATATCGACGAAATTGCCCGGCCGCACGCCCGCTTCGCGCGGAATGAACAGGCCGCCGGCCTGGGCCTCGTACACGGTCACGGTGACGATGTCGCCGATGCCGATCGTGACGTCGCGATAATTGCCGCCGGGAAGACGCGAGAACACCATTCCGGAGGAGTCCGTGAACGCATTGGTCGCCTGCATGATCGCCGGATTGACCGGCATCAGGGCGTAGGACAGCGGCGCCGACGGCTCGGTGACGAGCGCGGCATTTGTTTGCGTGGCCACGGCATCCGGAGCGTCCAGGGGAATGAAGCCCGCGCAACCCGCCAGGGATACGCTGATCGCAGCAACTGCCAGGATTCGGCTAATCCCGAAATCAAAAGAAAAACGTTCGGTCTTAGCCACCGCCATTCCCTCGTACTCATTTAAAATCGGAAACACCGTACAAATCCCGTGCTGCTGAGTCACTGCTACGTCTTCGACTTTATGGTAAAGCACTCATGGCTGTGACCTTATTGCCACTTGCGAACTGCGATTCACGTAAGGATGGCTGTTCAAAATCTGTGCGACGGGTTCCTGATTTATAAGCAGTTTGCAAACTAGACGTACACGTGTCGGATCAATGTCACGATTGAGGCTGTTGTCGAACTTGTTGGTCGCACGCGCGCCGATGGTTCGAGTGCTCTCGTGATCGGCTGCCGGCGGAAATTTCTGCGGCGGGATTTCGCCTCCGTTAACGCTTAGATTCGGAAGCTGGCGTCACGCTGGCGTCCGTAAGGTCTTCCTAATCCTGATCCGGCTAGTTGCACGGTCAAACAACAGGGAAGGCGAAGACGATGTTGCAGACCGGATCACTGCTGTTCGCAGCAGGCTTTCTCACCTGCGCGATGATCGTTGCGTCCGCAATCGCCTGGTCGTTCTCCGACAATCGGGTGACCGACGGCGAGTTCGCGCAGGAAGATGGCCGCCGCATGGCCTGATCGGCCGGTCATCACGGTCGTAGATTGTTCGGAAGGTCGGACTGCAGCTTCGCCTGCTGCCCGGATTCGCTCTGGCGCATGTGCAGGACGTCGGCATAGACCTGACTCAAGGTCCGGTGCGTCTGCTCGATGTCGTAGAGGCGGGCGAAGCGCTCATAGCCGGCCCGGCCGACCGCAGGCAGGTCCATTCGCGTCGCGCGTTGAAAACCTTCGGCCAGCTTTTCCGCCGAGACTTCGTCGCAGAGTACGCCCGTCGCGCTGTCTTCGACGATTTCCGGCAGGGCGCCGATGCGGAAGGCGATGATCGGTTTGGCCGCACGCATTGCCTCGATCGCGACCAGCCCAAACGCCTCCCAGCGCGAGGGAATCGCGACCATGTCGGCCTGGTCCAGCTCGGCCTCGATCTGGTTGCGATTCATCCAGCCCAGAAATGTCACGTTGGCTGGCAGGTCGCTTCGGTGGAATTTGCTGACGACCGAAGCGCCGATCAGACGCACGTCGAGCGTATTTCCGAGCGCGCGCGCGGCCTCGATCAGGAGGTCGTACCCCTTCTGGCGGTCGAGGCGTCCGATGAAGAGGACCTTGATCTTCTCCGACCGCCACGGCGCTGCGCTCTGGTCGAGCACGGGACGCTGCCTGGAAATCCCGTTGTGCACAAGAACGAGGCGATTCGCCGCGATTCCGACCTGCATGGCATCGGTCCGCTCGCTCTCCGAGATGCACACGATGCGATGGGTGAATTTCGACAGCACGAGCTCGGTGAACTTGGTGACCTCGCGGCTGAGGCGGCCGGTCTCGCGGCCGAACGCCCATCCGTGCGGGCAATAGACGATTCGCGAACGCCGATAGGTCAGCCAGAGCACCGGGCGCACCACGAGCCCGGCGAACGAGGAGTGAAGATGGATGATGTCGGGCCGCAGCTGCCGGACCGCGCGCATCGTCGCGAACAGCATGCGAAACAGGCCGAGCGCGTTGCGGCCCTCGCGCGGAAACGTGGTGACGGCATCATCCTCGATGTTCACCAGATCGCCGCGATGGTCGGACGGAACGACATAGTTGACGTTGCCGCGGCCGAAGCTGGCGCACTGATGCGGATGCAACTCGTTGAGATAGGTCGCGATGCCGCCTCTGACCGTCTCGGCGACATGCAGAATTTTCAGGCCGCTGGACAACGGTCATTCCTTCCTTGACTTGCAGGCGCCGGATCTTGCGGACACACATCTAGCGCCGCCAAGCAGCAATATTTGGGCCGCTTCATTGTACGAGGCGCCCCGATGCGGTTTGCGGAGCCGGTTTGGCGAGGAATTCGAGCATTGCTGCGGCCGACTTGGCCCAGGAATATGTCGCAAGGCGCTTTTGCTGCCTCTCCTGTTCCGCAGGCGAAATCCTGCCGAGTACAATCCTTTCGTGCATTCGCGCCGACAGCCCGTCCGCATCGAGCGGATCGAAATAGACGGCGGCATCGTCGCAAGTCTCGCGCACCGCCGCGGCGGAACTCGCAATCACCGGGCAGGCGAAGTACATCGCTTCCAGGGGAGGGATGCCGAAGCCCTCGTAGAGGCTCGGAAAAACGAACGCCGCGGCCCGGGCGAACAGCGCCGCGATTTCCTCGTCCGTCAGGCGGCCGGCGACAACGATGCCGGTGCGCGATTCGGTGGCGCTGTCGCCAAACACCTTGCTGTTGTCGCCTCCGACCACCACCAGCGGAAAATCGGCGCGGCCGAGCCGCTCGGCGGCGCGAACGGCGGTGTCGACATTCTTGTTCTTCGTCATCGAGCCGACGAAGAGGAAGAACTGGTGGGGCGCAAGACGCAGTCGATCGATGATCGAGAAATCCGGCGCGACGGTCGCGAAGTGCTCTGCGCTGTTTGGAATGACGGGGATCGCGGCGGGATCCAGCGACAGCACCTCGGCAAGTTCGTTGCGCGAAAATGCGGAAACTGTTGCGATCGTTGCGGCGCGGGCCAGCAAATGGTCGAGCGTCCGATGCAAGGCGAGGTAGCGCCAGCTGAAGAAGTCCGGCCGCCTGAAAACCTGCGCGTCGTGAATCACGACCAGATGGTCGCGATGGAGCACCGGGCCGGAATTGGCAAGGCTGATGAGGCGCGTGCCGGCGGCTGCGCGCGCCAGGTCGATCTGGTCCCACGCGTGGCCCTGCAACGATCCGACCTGCTTGACGTTGATGCGGCGAAGACCGGGAAGCGTCTGGGCATTCGGTGGCGCGAGAATCTGCCACTCTGCGTCCACCAGTTGTCGTGGAGCCTCTCCGCTCGCGAGCAAGCGGTCCATCGCCTTGACGATTTCGGCGGCGTAGCGCTGCACGCCCGTAAGCGATTGTGACAGGAACCTGCCGTTGATGGAAAGTTTCAAAGCCGATCTTTTCTTGGTGGGGGACTTGTTCTTGGTGAGTGTCTGGCGCGAGCGTTGCCTCAAGACTAAGCATTCGCGCCGAAGAGATGATCTATGACCTGTAGCACAGTTGGCGCTATCGTCCGAGCATCTTCGCGAGGCCGATAGCATGCGACGATGCATGGCGCCATCATGTTTCCTACACATTTCGATGCGCTTACATGGACGCCTGATTTGATGACTGTCGCAATCGTCCAAACCTTGCCTCTCATGTCCTGGTCTGGCATTGCATGCGCGGAATGAACGAGGTGACAACTTTGCGGCCAGTGATCGTGACCGGTGCTGCCGGCTTTATCGGAATGCACGTTTGTGAACGGCTGTTGGCGCGCGGCGAGCAGGTCGTTGGCATCGATGCAGTCACACCGTATTACGATCCGGCGCTGAAGCGTGCGCGTCTTGCAACGCTCGAGAACCGTCCGGGTTTCAGATTTGACGAGATCGATCTTGCTGATTTCGCCGCGGTGACGCGCGTGTTCGACGAGGTCTCGCCCGACCGCGTCGTGCATCTGGCGGCGCAGCCCGGGGTGCGTGCGTCGATCGACGATCCCATCACCAGTATCCGCGCCAATTGCGACGGCTTCGTCACCGTGCTCGAGGCCGGCCGGCGCCATGGCCTCAAGCATCTCGTCTACGCTTCGTCGAGCTCCGTCTACGGTGCCAACCGCACCTTGCCGTATTCGACCGAGCATTCGGTGAACCACCCGGTCAGCCTTTACGCCGCGAGCAAGAAGGCGAACGAGCTGATGGCGCACACGTTCGCGCATGTTCACAAGCTGCCGGTGACCGGCCTTCGCTTCTTCACCGTCTACGGTCCGTGGGGCCGGCCCGACATGGCCGCCTGGCTGTTCACGCGCGCGATCTTCGCCAATGAGCCGATCAAGATCTTCAATAACGGCGACATGTGGCGCGACTTCACCTATGTCGACGACATCGTCGAAGGTGTGATCCGCACGCTCGACCGGCCCGCGGCGCCGAATCCTGCGTGGAACGCGGAGCAGCCGGAAAATTCGTCGAGCTATGCGCCGTATCGCGTCTACAACATCGGCAACAACCGCTCGGTCAATCTGATCGAGTTCGTCGAGACGCTGGAGAAGATCATCGGCAAGCCCGCGATCCGCCAGTTGCTGCCGATGCAGGCCGGCGACGTGCTGGAGACGCGCGCCGACATCTCCGCCCTCCAGCGCGACGTCGGTTTCTCGCCGTCGACGTCGATTGCAGACGGCCTCGGCCGCTTCGTCGAATGGTACCGCGGGTATCACGGCCTCTGATTCCGCGATCGGCGGCACCTTGCGTGCCGCCCGTGACGCCCGGCTTTACGGTGGTTCTTGCGCTTTTGGCCGCCGGTGACCTTGTCAGCGGGCGCGAACGGTGGTTATCCGTCCTCCGAACCCCTTTTGACCCGGAACCTGGCGCAGGCCCAAAGCTGAGCGGATCATGGCTGAGCGGATCGCTCTCATCACCGGCGTGACCGGCCAGGACGGCGCCTATCTCGCCGAATATCTGCTGTCGCTCGGCTATGTCGTGCACGGCATCAAGCGGCGCTCGTCCTCGTTCAACACGGCCCGCGTCGACCATCTCTACCAGGACCCGCATGTCGGCAACGTGCCGTTCCTGATGCACTATGGCGACATGACGGATTCGACCAATCTGATCCGCCTGGTGCAGCAGATCCGCCCCACAGAGATCTACAATCTCGCCGCGCAAAGCCACGTCGCCGTCAGCTTCGAGAGCCCGGAATACACTGCGAACGCCGACGCCCTCGGCGTGCTGCGCCTGCTGGAGGCGATCCGCATCCTCGGCATGGAGAAGGAGACGCGGTTCTACCAGGCCTCGACTTCCGAGCTCTACGGTCTCGTGCAGGAGATTCCGCAGAAGGAGACGACGCCGTTCTATCCGCGCTCGCCTTATGGCGTCGCCAAGCTCTACGGCTACTGGATCACGGTGAACTACCGCGAAGCCTACGGCATGTTCGCGTCCAACGGCATCCTGTTCAACCATGAGAGCCCGATCCGCGGCGAGACGTTTGTGACGCGCAAGATCACGCGCGGCGTGTCGCGCATCGAGATGGGTCTGGAAGACACGCTCTATC is a genomic window of Bradyrhizobium sp. CB1717 containing:
- a CDS encoding glycosyltransferase; protein product: MSSGLKILHVAETVRGGIATYLNELHPHQCASFGRGNVNYVVPSDHRGDLVNIEDDAVTTFPREGRNALGLFRMLFATMRAVRQLRPDIIHLHSSFAGLVVRPVLWLTYRRSRIVYCPHGWAFGRETGRLSREVTKFTELVLSKFTHRIVCISESERTDAMQVGIAANRLVLVHNGISRQRPVLDQSAAPWRSEKIKVLFIGRLDRQKGYDLLIEAARALGNTLDVRLIGASVVSKFHRSDLPANVTFLGWMNRNQIEAELDQADMVAIPSRWEAFGLVAIEAMRAAKPIIAFRIGALPEIVEDSATGVLCDEVSAEKLAEGFQRATRMDLPAVGRAGYERFARLYDIEQTHRTLSQVYADVLHMRQSESGQQAKLQSDLPNNLRP
- a CDS encoding glycosyltransferase family 1 protein, producing the protein MKLSINGRFLSQSLTGVQRYAAEIVKAMDRLLASGEAPRQLVDAEWQILAPPNAQTLPGLRRINVKQVGSLQGHAWDQIDLARAAAGTRLISLANSGPVLHRDHLVVIHDAQVFRRPDFFSWRYLALHRTLDHLLARAATIATVSAFSRNELAEVLSLDPAAIPVIPNSAEHFATVAPDFSIIDRLRLAPHQFFLFVGSMTKNKNVDTAVRAAERLGRADFPLVVVGGDNSKVFGDSATESRTGIVVAGRLTDEEIAALFARAAAFVFPSLYEGFGIPPLEAMYFACPVIASSAAAVRETCDDAAVYFDPLDADGLSARMHERIVLGRISPAEQERQQKRLATYSWAKSAAAMLEFLAKPAPQTASGRLVQ
- a CDS encoding NAD-dependent epimerase, with product MNEVTTLRPVIVTGAAGFIGMHVCERLLARGEQVVGIDAVTPYYDPALKRARLATLENRPGFRFDEIDLADFAAVTRVFDEVSPDRVVHLAAQPGVRASIDDPITSIRANCDGFVTVLEAGRRHGLKHLVYASSSSVYGANRTLPYSTEHSVNHPVSLYAASKKANELMAHTFAHVHKLPVTGLRFFTVYGPWGRPDMAAWLFTRAIFANEPIKIFNNGDMWRDFTYVDDIVEGVIRTLDRPAAPNPAWNAEQPENSSSYAPYRVYNIGNNRSVNLIEFVETLEKIIGKPAIRQLLPMQAGDVLETRADISALQRDVGFSPSTSIADGLGRFVEWYRGYHGL
- the gmd gene encoding GDP-mannose 4,6-dehydratase; this translates as MAERIALITGVTGQDGAYLAEYLLSLGYVVHGIKRRSSSFNTARVDHLYQDPHVGNVPFLMHYGDMTDSTNLIRLVQQIRPTEIYNLAAQSHVAVSFESPEYTANADALGVLRLLEAIRILGMEKETRFYQASTSELYGLVQEIPQKETTPFYPRSPYGVAKLYGYWITVNYREAYGMFASNGILFNHESPIRGETFVTRKITRGVSRIEMGLEDTLYLGNLEAKRDWGHARDYVEGMHKILQADKPDDFVLATGEMHSVREMVELSFAQVGRRIVWRGKGVEETGIDEKSGKTVVKIDPTYFRPTEVDLLIGDASKAREVLGWTPKRTFAELVAEMMRSDLAEAKRDAGRGQHSV